The following coding sequences are from one Anolis sagrei isolate rAnoSag1 chromosome 6, rAnoSag1.mat, whole genome shotgun sequence window:
- the TMUB1 gene encoding transmembrane and ubiquitin-like domain-containing protein 1 — MALIEGVGDEVTALFGLVGALLVLALAWLSTRTAGPAPASPNANAASGQEPPGGREVAAAPNEEEEGEGEGEEPPGSRREAEAEGELRHRANASPAPQETPSTGTGTTTTSAGAATQTGSGGGGDSGSFILRLKFLNDTERLARVRPEDTVGALKRAQFPGQEQLVRLIFQGQLLGDDTQTLGALQLSDRSVLHCYISSQRHRAEHQPQAGGPRSHPGHGPALQVGSLMMPLFVLMLGGLWYFQLQYRHLFTATATACLAGLTLLFSAMAFAVYRR; from the exons ATGGCGCTGATCGAGGGCGTCGGGGACGAGGTGACTGCTCTCTTCGGCCTGGTGGGGGCGCTGCTGGTCCTGGCCTTGGCCTGGCTCTCCACCCGCACCGCCGGACCCGCGCCCGCCTCCCCCAACGCCAACGCCGCCTCCGGGCAGGAGCCCCCTGGCGGGAGGGAGGTCGCCGCGGCCCCCaacgaggaggaagaaggggaaggggaaggggaggagcctcCGGGCAGCCGCCGGGAAGCGGAAGCGGAAGGGGAGCTCCGGCACCGCGCCAACGCCAGCCCCGCCCCCCAGGAGACCCCCTCCACAGGAactggaacaacaacaacatccgcAGGAGCTGCCACCCAGACcggaagtggtggtggtggtgatagtgGGTCCTTCATCCTGCGGCTCAAGTTCCTCAACGACACCGAGCGCCTGGCCAGGGTCCGCCCCGAGGACACCGTCGGAGCCCTCAAGAG GGCCCAGTTCCCGGGGCAGGAGCAGCTGGTGCGCCTGATCTTCCAGGGGCAGCTGCTGGGGGACGACACGCAGACGCTGGGGGCCCTGCAGCTGAGTGACCGCAGCGTCCTGCACTGCTACATCTCCTCCCAGCGGCACCGGGCGGAGCACCAGCCCCAGGCGGGAGGGCCCCGCTCGCACCCCGGCCACGGCCCGGCCCTGCAGGTGGGCAGCCTGATGATGCCGCTCTTTGTGCTGATGCTGGGGGGGCTCTGGTACTTCCAGCTCCAGTACCGGCACCTCTTCACCGCCACGGCCACCGCCTGCCTGGCTGGCCTCACCCTCCTCTTCAGCGCCATGGCCTTCGCCGTCTACCGCAGATAG